The proteins below come from a single Desulfitobacterium metallireducens DSM 15288 genomic window:
- a CDS encoding NAD(P)/FAD-dependent oxidoreductase — MDLIWTNIRVPVEEEESLLISRMAHKLRVPPQSISGLRIVRRSLDARKKPQLFFSYTLTFNLELPIKEVQRILSRNRDLKPEPIEEPILLSKPDKRLTHRPIVIGAGPAGYFAALALAQKGYAPLVLERGDAVIERTRKVNEFWESGNLDTESNVQFGEGGAGTFSDGKLTTRISDRRITEVLHAFVKAGAPTEIQYLAKAHIGTDILKQVVQGLRQEIIALGGEVRFRTKLTGLQKTTEKMTGVGVNGNEEIPAEAVILAIGHSARDTYEMLLDHEIQIEQKAFAIGLRIEHPQELINRSQYGVEEHPKLGPADYQLTYQDQLTGRGAYAFCMCPGGKVVAAASEEERLVTNGMSVYRRDSGIANSALVVTVGQNDFGSSHPLAGIEFQRHWEHQAFLAGGRNYYAPVQCVPDFLKGQESDDFSCPSSYIPGVTAVDLHHVLPKPVSEVLERALTSFDHKIKGFAGETATLTGVETRTSAPIRITRDENGEALGIKGLFPAGEGAGYAGGIISAAVDGIRAAERLMAQYAPVGRS; from the coding sequence TTGGACCTCATTTGGACAAACATACGCGTACCCGTGGAAGAAGAGGAATCTCTTCTTATCTCACGGATGGCCCATAAATTAAGAGTTCCTCCCCAATCCATTTCAGGATTAAGGATTGTGCGTCGTTCGTTAGATGCACGGAAAAAGCCTCAGCTTTTCTTTTCATATACTCTTACTTTTAATCTTGAATTGCCGATAAAGGAAGTTCAACGGATTTTAAGCCGAAATCGAGATTTGAAACCAGAACCTATAGAAGAACCCATTCTGCTGTCTAAACCGGACAAAAGATTAACCCATCGCCCCATTGTGATCGGAGCTGGTCCTGCAGGTTATTTTGCGGCTTTAGCACTTGCCCAAAAAGGATATGCTCCGCTTGTTCTTGAACGGGGAGACGCGGTGATCGAGCGGACACGGAAAGTGAATGAATTCTGGGAATCAGGGAACTTAGATACGGAAAGCAATGTCCAATTTGGCGAGGGTGGCGCAGGTACGTTTTCTGATGGTAAATTAACGACTCGAATTTCCGATCGTCGGATCACAGAAGTGTTGCATGCTTTTGTGAAAGCGGGCGCGCCAACTGAGATTCAATATCTAGCGAAGGCGCATATTGGAACGGATATTCTCAAACAAGTGGTTCAAGGACTCCGCCAAGAAATTATCGCTTTAGGGGGAGAAGTACGCTTTCGAACGAAGCTTACCGGGCTCCAGAAAACAACTGAAAAAATGACGGGAGTCGGAGTCAATGGTAATGAAGAAATCCCAGCTGAAGCTGTGATTCTGGCCATCGGACATAGTGCTCGGGATACGTATGAAATGCTTTTAGACCATGAAATACAGATTGAACAAAAGGCTTTTGCTATAGGGTTAAGAATTGAACATCCCCAAGAATTGATTAACCGTTCTCAATATGGAGTTGAGGAGCACCCGAAGCTTGGCCCTGCAGATTATCAGTTAACCTATCAGGATCAGCTGACAGGAAGGGGAGCCTATGCTTTTTGTATGTGCCCTGGGGGAAAAGTAGTTGCCGCAGCATCGGAAGAAGAACGGTTGGTTACCAACGGCATGAGTGTATATCGACGGGATAGCGGGATTGCGAATAGCGCTTTGGTGGTCACAGTGGGTCAAAACGATTTTGGAAGCAGCCATCCTCTGGCAGGAATTGAGTTTCAACGGCATTGGGAGCATCAAGCCTTTTTGGCAGGTGGAAGAAATTATTATGCACCGGTTCAGTGCGTTCCCGATTTTCTTAAGGGTCAGGAGAGCGATGATTTTTCCTGCCCTTCAAGTTATATTCCCGGGGTGACCGCCGTTGATCTTCATCATGTTTTGCCCAAGCCGGTGAGCGAGGTGTTAGAACGCGCCCTGACTTCCTTCGATCATAAAATTAAAGGCTTTGCCGGGGAGACTGCGACATTGACAGGGGTTGAGACACGGACCAGTGCACCGATCCGGATTACTCGTGATGAAAACGGAGAGGCGTTAGGGATCAAAGGCCTTTTCCCGGCTGGAGAAGGAGCAGGCTATGCTGGAGGGATTATTAGCGCGGCAGTGGATGGAATACGAGCTGCAGAACGCCTAATGGCACAGTATGCCCCAGTTGGGCGCTCTTGA
- a CDS encoding glycosyltransferase — MPTIIYPPTLPWNWMVQRPQQLLKQLSLLGYTILYEDIGTFPQPNFQPLSDTLFLCQGLSPLTLPHPRPRILWLTFPQHVRLIPRYQPDYVIFDCSDEPKNEFSAWEEYWPEMLSQANLVFATSTSLFEKLSLQHPLVKLIPNGVDSSHFALPQARPSDLPDDKPLVGYSGAIAPWLDWPLLQDVITHNPDFHFIFLGALVKLTRFPLQANNLSYLGLKPYNNLPGYLQQFNIGLIPFQLTDMTKGCNPIKLYEYAAAGIPVVATPLPELSHVSYSGVYLASDSNHFSKALSKAYLEKANETARKSFAFENDWWKRAEEVKQHLQKFCF; from the coding sequence GTGCCTACGATCATCTACCCCCCGACCCTTCCTTGGAATTGGATGGTTCAGCGCCCTCAGCAGCTTCTGAAACAGCTTTCTCTCCTCGGTTATACCATCCTCTATGAAGATATCGGGACTTTCCCTCAGCCAAACTTTCAGCCGCTCTCGGATACCCTTTTCCTCTGTCAAGGGCTTTCACCTTTAACCCTTCCCCATCCTCGTCCACGTATCCTATGGTTAACCTTTCCCCAACATGTCCGTTTGATTCCCCGATACCAGCCTGATTACGTCATTTTTGACTGTTCGGATGAACCTAAAAATGAATTTTCTGCCTGGGAAGAATACTGGCCAGAGATGCTTTCGCAAGCCAACCTCGTATTCGCCACCTCAACTTCCCTTTTTGAAAAACTTTCTCTTCAGCACCCCCTAGTTAAACTTATCCCTAACGGAGTTGACTCCAGCCATTTCGCGCTTCCTCAAGCAAGGCCCTCTGACCTTCCTGATGATAAACCGCTCGTCGGTTATAGCGGCGCAATTGCTCCCTGGCTTGATTGGCCTTTACTTCAAGACGTCATCACCCATAATCCTGATTTCCATTTTATCTTTCTTGGTGCCCTTGTGAAGTTAACCCGTTTTCCCTTACAGGCCAATAATTTAAGCTATCTCGGCTTAAAACCCTACAATAACCTTCCTGGTTATTTACAACAATTTAACATCGGCCTCATCCCTTTTCAACTCACCGACATGACCAAAGGATGTAATCCTATAAAACTATACGAATATGCGGCTGCAGGCATACCCGTTGTCGCTACTCCCTTGCCCGAGCTTAGCCACGTTTCTTATTCAGGTGTTTATCTTGCTTCGGATTCGAACCACTTTTCTAAAGCCTTAAGCAAAGCCTATCTCGAAAAAGCCAATGAAACGGCACGTAAATCATTTGCTTTCGAGAACGACTGGTGGAAACGAGCAGAGGAAGTCAAACAACACCTCCAAAAATTTTGCTTCTAA
- a CDS encoding DUF362 domain-containing protein: MLPKVVLKYCPEYTADVEGILRQGLQGLGGMSAFVKPGQKVLLKVNLLMKKRPEEAVTTHPSVVEAVVHLVQEAGGIPIIGDSPGGPYTIGALQGIYARSGLKDVAERTGALLNLDVGQTGVAHPEGKIVKSLTVTKSVTDADVVITLSKLKTHGMMTFTGAVKILFGVIPGLLKAEYHLKMPDVRNFADLLVDIVTWVKPSLSIMDGIVGMEGDGPSAGKPRSVGALLLSQDPFALDVVASHLIGLKPEKVPTIMAARERGLPSRLEEVDWIGDARSLWKIQNFVLPKTSSINFIDSVPLPKKAKSFLLNRVRPRPYFQHDLCIGCKDCFKNCPPKALVMNEQNRPVVDLDACIRCFCCQELCPHHAIEILRPRLGRTIFK; the protein is encoded by the coding sequence ATGCTGCCAAAAGTTGTTTTGAAGTATTGTCCGGAATATACAGCTGACGTTGAAGGGATTTTGCGTCAAGGGTTACAAGGGTTGGGCGGAATGTCCGCTTTTGTAAAGCCAGGGCAGAAAGTTCTGCTCAAAGTCAATCTCCTCATGAAAAAAAGACCTGAAGAAGCGGTTACAACGCATCCCAGTGTCGTTGAAGCGGTGGTCCATCTTGTTCAAGAAGCGGGGGGGATTCCGATTATTGGGGATAGCCCTGGTGGTCCTTATACGATTGGTGCTTTACAGGGAATTTACGCTCGTTCAGGATTGAAGGATGTCGCTGAACGCACAGGGGCTCTCCTTAATTTGGATGTGGGGCAAACGGGAGTGGCTCATCCGGAAGGTAAAATTGTAAAGAGTCTTACCGTCACGAAGAGCGTGACGGATGCTGACGTCGTGATTACTCTATCAAAACTCAAAACGCATGGGATGATGACTTTTACGGGTGCTGTCAAGATTTTGTTTGGGGTGATTCCTGGACTTTTAAAAGCGGAATATCATCTCAAGATGCCGGATGTACGGAACTTTGCCGATTTGTTAGTGGATATTGTGACTTGGGTTAAACCCTCTTTAAGTATTATGGATGGAATCGTTGGGATGGAGGGAGACGGCCCTTCGGCTGGAAAACCGCGTTCTGTTGGTGCACTTTTGCTGAGTCAAGATCCGTTCGCCTTAGATGTGGTTGCTTCGCACTTAATCGGACTTAAGCCAGAAAAGGTTCCTACGATTATGGCTGCTCGAGAACGGGGTCTGCCCAGTCGCTTAGAAGAGGTAGATTGGATAGGGGATGCGCGTTCCCTTTGGAAGATTCAGAATTTCGTTCTTCCGAAAACTTCATCCATTAACTTTATCGATAGTGTGCCGTTACCGAAGAAGGCTAAAAGCTTTCTGCTCAATCGGGTTCGTCCTCGGCCATACTTTCAACATGACCTATGTATTGGCTGTAAAGATTGTTTTAAAAATTGCCCTCCCAAGGCCTTAGTCATGAATGAACAGAACCGACCTGTTGTTGATCTTGATGCGTGTATTCGTTGCTTTTGTTGTCAGGAACTTTGTCCTCATCACGCTATAGAAATTCTGCGACCAAGGTTAGGTCGGACGATATTTAAGTGA
- a CDS encoding nucleotide pyrophosphohydrolase has translation MEIKDWQKLVDDWISQFEEGYWQPASMMLRLTEEVGELAREINHSYGQKPKKPTEPEGDLALEMADVLFVIISMANSLNIDLEDAFTRMMEKYRLRDSNRWTKKQDVSSAEPLI, from the coding sequence ATGGAAATTAAAGATTGGCAAAAACTGGTTGATGACTGGATCTCACAATTCGAAGAAGGATATTGGCAACCTGCCTCGATGATGCTGCGTCTCACTGAAGAAGTAGGAGAACTCGCCCGTGAAATCAACCACTCCTATGGTCAAAAGCCCAAAAAGCCAACTGAACCTGAAGGAGATCTCGCACTTGAAATGGCTGATGTCCTGTTTGTTATTATTTCTATGGCCAATTCCTTAAATATTGACCTAGAAGATGCTTTTACACGGATGATGGAAAAATACCGCCTTCGCGATTCCAATCGCTGGACGAAGAAACAGGACGTTTCAAGCGCCGAGCCCCTTATATAA
- the glmM gene encoding phosphoglucosamine mutase has protein sequence MSRLFGTDGVRGIANQELTPNIAFRLGQAGAYVLSKEHPHPRIIIGKDTRISGDMLEAALIAGICSVGADVLRVGILPTPGIAFLTRTLDVSAGVVISASHNPVQDNGIKFFASTGFKLPDAIEDEIEAIYQSEEKPWEVPIGGEVGRVIEIRDAERRYMDFLKATVGRLDGLKVVLDSANGAASQVGPKLLEELGVEVIPICNQPDGVNINASCGSTHPGALQKAVLEYKADLGLANDGDADRLIAVDENGQVVDGDFIMLICALAQKAKGKLEKNALVITVMSNLGLKIALKKAGIEVLETQVGDRYVMEELLRTGAKLGGEQSGHIIFLEHNTTGDGLLTAIQLLTVIKEEKKSLRTLAAQMQRLPQVLINTRVEDKEKSMNHPDVLKKVEEVKAVLGDSGRILVRPSGTEPLVRVMVEGPDQDHLKFLAQSVIEVIQKLV, from the coding sequence TTGAGTAGATTATTTGGAACAGATGGAGTTCGTGGAATAGCAAATCAAGAATTGACACCTAACATCGCTTTCCGTTTAGGACAAGCAGGGGCCTATGTATTAAGTAAAGAACATCCTCATCCACGTATTATTATTGGAAAAGATACTCGGATTTCCGGAGATATGCTAGAGGCAGCATTGATTGCAGGAATTTGTTCTGTAGGCGCTGATGTTTTACGCGTAGGCATTTTACCGACACCGGGGATTGCCTTTTTAACCCGAACTTTGGATGTCAGCGCAGGGGTTGTTATCTCCGCTTCTCATAATCCGGTACAGGATAATGGAATCAAATTCTTCGCTTCGACAGGATTTAAGCTGCCGGATGCGATTGAGGATGAGATTGAAGCAATTTATCAAAGTGAGGAAAAACCCTGGGAAGTTCCGATCGGCGGTGAAGTGGGCAGGGTTATTGAGATTCGGGATGCTGAGCGGCGTTATATGGATTTCCTGAAGGCAACGGTGGGACGACTCGATGGACTTAAGGTTGTATTGGATTCGGCTAACGGTGCAGCTTCGCAGGTTGGTCCGAAGCTTTTGGAAGAGTTGGGTGTAGAAGTTATTCCCATTTGTAATCAGCCGGATGGAGTGAATATTAATGCAAGTTGTGGTTCTACTCATCCAGGAGCATTGCAGAAAGCGGTCCTCGAATATAAGGCTGATTTAGGTTTAGCCAATGATGGGGATGCTGATCGCTTAATTGCTGTGGATGAGAACGGTCAAGTTGTCGATGGCGACTTTATTATGCTTATCTGTGCGCTTGCTCAAAAGGCTAAAGGTAAACTCGAAAAAAATGCACTTGTGATTACAGTGATGAGCAACCTTGGCTTGAAGATTGCTCTTAAAAAAGCGGGTATTGAAGTGCTGGAGACCCAAGTTGGAGACCGATACGTTATGGAGGAACTTTTACGCACGGGTGCCAAACTCGGCGGCGAACAATCCGGACATATCATTTTTCTAGAACATAATACGACAGGGGACGGCTTGCTCACCGCGATTCAGCTTCTTACGGTGATTAAGGAAGAGAAGAAATCCTTAAGAACTTTGGCTGCGCAAATGCAACGCCTACCTCAAGTCTTGATTAATACCCGAGTTGAGGATAAAGAAAAATCGATGAATCATCCTGACGTTCTGAAGAAAGTGGAAGAGGTTAAGGCGGTTTTAGGGGATAGTGGGCGTATCCTTGTCCGACCTTCGGGAACGGAACCGCTCGTCCGTGTTATGGTGGAAGGACCGGATCAGGATCACCTTAAATTTTTGGCTCAATCTGTGATTGAGGTTATCCAAAAATTGGTGTAG
- the cdaA gene encoding diadenylate cyclase CdaA, which yields MAQFLSQIRVPLDWRSIVDILVVAVVLYQLIMLIKGTRAVQLIKGIAVLLIISTIAKFLNLNTISWLLEKVWTMLFVALPVVFQPELRRALEQIGRGHFFVSHSLSLGPEALDQMIEELVRCSQVLSKNRIGALMAIERETGVQEFIETGIKIDGVVSSEFLVNVFIPNTPLHDGAVIIRGDRVAAAGCFLPLSENSNIQKELGTRHRAAIGLSEVSDALIIIVSEETGAVSVALDGVITRFLDEKMLRELLKRELQVKTSKSYVPFWRSKNE from the coding sequence GTGGCTCAGTTTCTTTCGCAAATCCGAGTACCCCTGGATTGGCGCAGTATCGTAGATATACTTGTTGTCGCGGTCGTACTCTATCAGTTAATTATGCTGATTAAGGGGACGCGTGCCGTTCAACTCATCAAGGGAATTGCCGTCCTCCTCATTATATCGACTATTGCAAAGTTTTTAAATCTAAATACCATTAGCTGGCTTTTAGAAAAAGTCTGGACGATGCTTTTTGTAGCCTTGCCCGTTGTGTTTCAACCGGAGTTGCGAAGGGCACTAGAACAAATCGGACGGGGTCATTTTTTCGTGAGCCATTCTTTATCTTTAGGACCGGAAGCTCTAGATCAAATGATTGAGGAATTAGTGCGCTGCAGCCAAGTGTTATCGAAAAACCGGATCGGGGCACTTATGGCGATTGAACGAGAGACTGGAGTTCAAGAATTTATTGAAACTGGGATTAAAATCGATGGTGTTGTTTCCTCTGAGTTTTTGGTGAATGTCTTTATCCCTAATACACCGCTTCATGATGGCGCCGTGATTATTCGTGGGGATCGAGTGGCGGCGGCGGGTTGCTTCTTGCCCTTATCGGAGAATTCGAATATTCAAAAGGAACTTGGTACTCGGCATCGCGCTGCAATCGGGTTATCTGAGGTCTCAGATGCTTTAATTATTATCGTATCCGAGGAAACAGGTGCAGTTTCTGTCGCATTAGATGGAGTCATCACGCGTTTTCTAGATGAGAAGATGTTAAGAGAATTATTAAAGAGAGAACTGCAAGTGAAAACGAGCAAGAGCTATGTACCTTTTTGGAGGTCTAAAAATGAATGA
- a CDS encoding glycosyltransferase family 4 protein, which yields MKVLFQVRSDYRKNPAGDTVQLLGTAQALQKLGVEVFLSANPNIQLEEYDLVHIFNATRVSDASMYFENAKRQKKPVVLSPIYWNMQKFLEKDAHSTALTQWEAHQPWRGQLLQDCDLLLPNGQLEMEMIQDDFQVTTPYQVIPNGFPEEYLGIDETLFREKCPNLPEHFVLSIARITSRKNQVLLARNCYELGLTLVLAGPINDRSYFEHVQSYPNVIYLGTLQGQLLASAYAAAKIHALPSWFETPGLSSLEAGACGATILTTDQGSTTEYFKDMAVYMNPFQEESLKLALEKALDFSPEPLSEHIRKNYSWSRVGELTLSAYQSLR from the coding sequence GTGAAAGTCCTTTTTCAAGTTCGGTCTGATTATCGTAAGAATCCGGCCGGGGATACCGTCCAACTTTTAGGTACTGCCCAAGCTCTGCAAAAACTCGGTGTCGAAGTTTTCCTATCTGCGAATCCAAATATTCAACTTGAGGAATATGACTTAGTTCATATTTTCAACGCAACCCGCGTCTCGGATGCTTCTATGTATTTTGAAAATGCCAAACGCCAGAAAAAGCCGGTCGTCCTCTCTCCGATCTATTGGAATATGCAAAAATTTTTAGAAAAGGATGCTCATTCCACGGCGCTAACCCAGTGGGAAGCTCATCAACCTTGGCGAGGACAATTGCTCCAAGATTGTGATCTACTTCTCCCCAATGGTCAATTGGAAATGGAAATGATCCAAGATGACTTTCAGGTTACAACCCCTTATCAAGTCATCCCCAATGGATTTCCCGAAGAATATCTAGGTATTGATGAAACCCTTTTCCGTGAGAAATGCCCCAACTTGCCTGAACACTTCGTTCTTTCCATCGCCCGTATTACATCCCGCAAAAACCAAGTCCTACTTGCTCGGAACTGTTATGAACTAGGGCTTACTCTCGTTTTGGCTGGACCGATCAATGACCGCTCCTATTTCGAACATGTTCAATCGTATCCCAACGTCATCTATCTGGGCACCTTACAAGGACAGCTTCTTGCCTCAGCTTATGCTGCAGCAAAAATTCATGCCCTTCCCAGTTGGTTCGAAACCCCAGGACTTTCGAGCCTTGAAGCAGGAGCATGTGGAGCTACTATCTTAACAACAGATCAAGGATCGACAACGGAATACTTCAAAGATATGGCTGTTTATATGAATCCTTTCCAAGAAGAAAGCCTCAAATTAGCTTTAGAAAAAGCTCTGGACTTTTCCCCAGAGCCTTTAAGTGAGCATATTCGCAAAAATTATTCATGGTCAAGAGTTGGCGAGTTAACCCTTTCTGCCTATCAATCCCTTCGTTAA
- a CDS encoding CAP domain-containing protein, with the protein MKKFTQIALSLQTLVFLFGMTAPAQAAIYAANNYSYSGGYSIPLRNYVSAAPAPASTSTPTSTPSTPPAPATSTTPTSTVTTPVSTPTNTGSSVISLKNYMYSYPTPSTTPTTTTATTPTTTPTTPAQTTTPAPSTGTISAATSVSAQEQQMIDEINKERANVGLAPLKVDLRLVGVAQTKANDMKTNGYFSHTSPTYGSPYDMMKMAGVQYYSAGENIARNISVDAAMAAFMSSSGHKANILNAGYTHVGVGIVYSSAGSYYVQEFAQE; encoded by the coding sequence ATGAAGAAGTTCACACAAATTGCTCTCAGCTTACAAACTTTAGTTTTCTTATTTGGAATGACAGCTCCCGCACAAGCAGCTATCTATGCGGCGAACAATTATTCCTATTCGGGAGGATATAGCATTCCTTTACGTAACTACGTCTCCGCAGCGCCTGCACCAGCCTCAACTTCAACCCCAACAAGTACACCATCAACTCCACCTGCTCCTGCTACGAGTACTACCCCGACCTCAACGGTCACCACACCTGTAAGTACTCCAACTAACACAGGCTCAAGTGTTATTTCCTTAAAAAATTATATGTATAGTTATCCGACTCCGTCGACTACACCTACAACTACAACTGCAACAACACCTACAACAACTCCTACAACTCCTGCGCAAACGACAACTCCAGCTCCAAGTACAGGAACGATTTCTGCTGCAACCTCAGTCAGTGCCCAAGAACAGCAAATGATTGACGAAATTAACAAAGAACGTGCTAATGTGGGTCTAGCACCGCTCAAAGTGGATCTTCGCCTGGTGGGTGTTGCTCAAACCAAGGCTAATGACATGAAAACCAATGGCTATTTCAGTCATACCTCTCCGACGTATGGCAGCCCCTATGATATGATGAAAATGGCTGGAGTCCAATACTATTCAGCTGGGGAAAATATTGCTCGCAATATCTCGGTTGATGCTGCCATGGCAGCGTTCATGAGTAGTTCTGGCCACAAAGCCAATATCCTTAATGCCGGCTATACCCACGTCGGTGTCGGTATCGTTTACAGCAGTGCCGGAAGCTACTATGTTCAAGAATTTGCACAAGAATAG
- a CDS encoding DUF1786 domain-containing protein, translated as MSKTDDQNVLVIDVGSGTQDILLYQPGKNIENCPKFIVPSRTQIVAFQIRQATAQGRDLFLHGHLMGGGACGLALRQHLKAGFKAYATLETALTFHDDLTRVKKMGVIITPEAPAGAERIWLGDLDILSLRQALGAFGLELPSKYAIALQDHGYSEQESNRTVRFRLWKEFILNGGNLDTLIFKDKIPEVYTRMRALREIEPQCVVTDTGTAAILGILTDPNVQGYLERGILALNIGNSHTVGAAIRGNRVYGIFEQHTSAFDLASLQALVQRFQNASLTHEEVFEAGGHGVAMHPEMKAGWDFVAVAGPRRDMVKPLHWYEVAPYGDMMLTGCFGLLKGLHII; from the coding sequence TTGAGTAAAACAGACGATCAAAATGTTCTAGTCATTGATGTGGGTTCTGGTACACAGGATATACTCTTGTACCAACCGGGAAAGAATATAGAAAACTGCCCGAAGTTTATTGTGCCTAGTCGGACGCAAATTGTGGCTTTTCAGATTCGCCAAGCAACAGCGCAGGGTCGCGATCTGTTTTTGCACGGTCATTTAATGGGTGGGGGTGCGTGCGGACTCGCCTTAAGGCAACATTTAAAGGCAGGGTTTAAAGCTTATGCTACGTTAGAAACTGCCTTGACTTTTCATGATGATCTGACTCGAGTTAAAAAAATGGGGGTTATCATTACGCCAGAAGCACCCGCTGGAGCAGAGCGCATCTGGCTGGGTGACCTCGATATTCTAAGCTTACGACAGGCATTAGGAGCTTTCGGTCTTGAGTTGCCGAGCAAATATGCAATAGCCCTTCAAGATCACGGCTATAGTGAGCAGGAAAGCAATCGAACCGTAAGATTTCGTTTGTGGAAGGAATTTATTCTGAATGGTGGAAATCTCGATACGCTTATCTTTAAGGACAAGATCCCAGAAGTTTATACACGGATGCGTGCGCTTCGGGAGATTGAACCGCAGTGCGTGGTTACCGATACGGGTACAGCGGCAATTTTGGGCATATTAACAGATCCCAACGTTCAAGGATATTTGGAACGAGGAATTTTGGCCCTAAATATTGGAAACTCACATACAGTAGGCGCCGCTATTCGAGGTAATCGGGTTTATGGGATTTTCGAGCAACATACGAGTGCCTTTGATCTTGCATCATTACAAGCTCTGGTGCAACGTTTTCAAAATGCAAGTTTAACCCATGAGGAAGTCTTTGAAGCGGGTGGACATGGGGTAGCGATGCACCCTGAAATGAAGGCGGGTTGGGATTTTGTTGCTGTTGCCGGACCTCGTCGAGATATGGTAAAACCACTTCATTGGTATGAAGTGGCTCCCTATGGCGATATGATGTTAACAGGATGTTTTGGTCTGCTTAAGGGACTTCATATTATATAA
- a CDS encoding CdaR family protein has translation MNEVWKRNLGYKIVSLLLAILFWLWVTNSPSTQTLIGDQTLTVPLVTKNLPVNSMVMTKLPSVRVRLQGTNSSVNVKDLYAYVDLTGTTPGEHQYTIQMDAIPGIQIVELTPQTINLTIDTVQEKMLPVQTNISGTPAEGMQVGEPIIKPSVVNVRGPGSVLAGLDKVVVEMNVAEATDSITKSLPILFRDKQGQSIFGPDPSIQTLIASPSSVEVIVPIMAKETASKTIPLTVTSQGEPAVGMSLRSLQTIPDRVQVWGKPEALKDFDVLTLGTVNITGLAEDKTFQIPSDKVSLPAGISLSPGTTFNVLASIGKAPQSKTMTGMTVDVRNIPSALVLAQVPNKVDITIEAIPEVLDTLTASQISLWVDASGQAEGSYENVKAFWQLPSGVKMTSTPNVSYSLKAK, from the coding sequence ATGAATGAGGTATGGAAAAGGAATCTAGGTTATAAGATAGTTTCCCTGCTCTTGGCCATTTTATTTTGGCTCTGGGTAACAAATTCACCCTCAACGCAAACCTTGATTGGGGATCAAACGTTGACGGTCCCCTTGGTGACCAAAAATCTCCCCGTAAATTCGATGGTGATGACGAAACTTCCCTCTGTTCGCGTACGGTTACAGGGGACAAATTCAAGCGTAAATGTTAAAGACCTTTATGCCTATGTTGATCTTACGGGAACGACTCCAGGTGAACATCAATACACGATCCAAATGGACGCTATCCCGGGAATCCAAATCGTAGAATTGACTCCACAAACCATTAATCTAACCATTGATACCGTGCAGGAAAAGATGCTTCCGGTTCAGACTAATATTTCAGGCACTCCTGCTGAGGGGATGCAAGTAGGAGAGCCTATTATCAAACCCTCTGTCGTCAATGTCCGAGGACCGGGCTCAGTTCTTGCAGGTCTTGATAAGGTCGTTGTTGAGATGAATGTTGCGGAAGCGACAGATTCAATCACGAAATCTCTTCCTATTTTGTTTAGAGATAAGCAGGGTCAAAGTATCTTTGGTCCGGATCCGAGTATTCAGACCTTGATTGCGAGTCCGAGTAGTGTTGAGGTAATCGTGCCCATTATGGCAAAGGAAACGGCCAGCAAGACAATTCCCTTAACCGTTACAAGTCAAGGGGAACCGGCAGTTGGAATGAGTTTGCGTTCGCTTCAGACTATACCTGATCGGGTTCAGGTCTGGGGAAAACCTGAGGCACTGAAAGATTTTGATGTACTTACCCTAGGAACGGTGAATATCACAGGCTTAGCTGAGGATAAAACCTTCCAAATCCCTTCGGATAAAGTGAGTCTACCTGCAGGTATTTCTTTGAGTCCTGGAACGACTTTCAATGTGCTTGCGAGTATAGGGAAGGCTCCTCAATCAAAAACTATGACGGGTATGACGGTAGACGTTAGAAATATTCCAAGTGCTCTCGTACTTGCGCAAGTTCCGAATAAAGTAGATATTACAATAGAAGCAATCCCTGAAGTGTTAGATACGTTAACGGCGAGCCAAATCTCGCTTTGGGTCGATGCAAGTGGACAAGCTGAAGGAAGCTATGAGAATGTAAAGGCATTTTGGCAACTCCCGTCGGGAGTTAAGATGACTTCTACTCCAAACGTTTCTTACAGTTTAAAAGCAAAGTAG